From Branchiostoma floridae strain S238N-H82 chromosome 5, Bfl_VNyyK, whole genome shotgun sequence:
taagatacTAGAGTGCATGgtgataccgcgaaattaaaaccaccgcgaaaagtcctttttcccgctactgcgaaatcaaatcctcgcgaacttaaatgcatttagtaTTTGAAGAATTGGCATCGATAACACAAAGCTAGAAACTTTTTATTAACCATTGCATCACCgttcaaagttcatagaatTAAGAGCCCTTGAGGTCTTAAGTCTTCCTTTTATCCAGCCCATGTTGATTTGGTCATATGAATGGCATctgcgcgcatcaatttttggacATTTCCAAaagaagttttcaaccatacttaaatcgtacaaagcagtatcaaaaaagatatatatatatcggaAAACATATACGTAAGTCATAtaatgccaacgtcaattccaaggttaaaaaaagaggatgtgaaagaacaaaaacgaagaatctattgttcggtacgGTGTTCCATActctgtgtatttgtgtatcCTTTCTGACCACGTTTTTAGGACAAACTTTTTTCATTCACATGTTCGCATCAATTTGGGAGTttccagagaatgtcatccatataatctaatCAACACAGCCGTAGTAAGGACAGCAAACCGAGGTAAGCAACTTTCTCAAAGGGAGAAATACCTTTTTCAGTCCCAATCCAAACTGGACTAAATGACTCATGATGCTGATTACAGATATGGAGGTGTACATCAGCTTGcatgaaatttgacagaaacaagACTATGTGGTATGGTACCATGTCCTTATATATACAAAGAATCTAATGATGAAATTTCTCCGATAGCATAGAAAAACTGTCATAGACTAgcgttgtttttttaaccagAGAAGGCTTTTTGTTATGTTGtggagtttttttaatagatcGTGGGATGAAAGTTGTTTTCAataaaaccaaggagcttttatcagtactgataaaagctccttcaTAAAACACTGTGCTGATGGATAAAATATTTCAGCGTTCCCTTAACGACGGAATGTCATCATTCTCTGGACTTTTTGGTCTTCCaaacttgtatttttttatgattcataCCACATAGTGAAAAATATTCCCCGTTTTGCATCCTGCTGCACCAATGTGCTCCCACAGTCACGTACCTATGACGTCACGTACCGGAAGTGgcagtagacgggtccatttTGATAGTGAAGAAGTTTTATGGCGTTCAGCCGAAAATTGCAGGGTAAGTCCCAATTCGTTCTAGTATTAGCAAGGTTCAGCCCTTCTTTGACAATTGGTTTGCCAACACAGAAACATTTATGCTATGAAATGTATTAGCATAGTAGTTTCATTTGGAACGAAGTTGCCAACGTTTTGGGAAATATTAATAGTGTGCCATAGATGGGCATTtaagatagcttttgatgttgAATAGAGGTCTTCAATATCATTAAGTtcaatttcatatcatatcattggTTGTACGTATACATTTCATTTAATCAACGTCAGAGATCCATATTAACATTTCTGTTGCAAAGTCTATCTCTTGTTTGCCTTGCCCTGGTGCCGCCCAAGACATCCGTGTATAGTTCCTGTTTCCAATATCGGACACAATCAGCGCATCATTACAGACTCAGTATAAGTATTTTTTGCTATTACTGGCTGGATCATGTGGAGAATGTGACTGTTTTTGAGTTTGTTGGATCTAGTCCTGATGTAGGACAATACGTATTTCTGCCTAGTGTCTCTGGTGCTGATGTCACCAGGGAAAGGCGGAAGCCACCCAGTACCCAAAGACCGGGCATCTCAGTAGTCTTCTTTCAGCTCGTTGTTTTAGGGAGTCAGAGTTCTTGTCGAGCAGAGTTATAAATGGTGAAAACTGCATGGCCTTTTTTGGACGTTTTCAATTCGACTCTGATTCTGCGACAGTCAGTGTCGGGTGCCATTCTTGCAGCTGGCAAGCATGCAAGGGATTGCtatcgtctttcggaagggacgtaaaacgggggtcccggcCTTATGGAACCGACCCGGCCTGACGAGTTCTttatgactatgactatgagATATTCCACAACTGGGCAAGCAAAGCGAATATGCGCATGCACTGATACCAGATCCTCTGAGAGTCTAGTCCTTGTGAAAATTATGCGTATGTCTCTATTGACAGTTACGAGCCACGGTAGGGCGTTTACTGTTCTGATGGTGCTACCTGCCGTCTCAGTTATCTTCGTTACACAGATGATTACGGTAAGGTTTCCTGGTGTTGCTATAGAGCATTGTGATTATCAAActatccgccatgttggattaaaCCAGGAAGTTGTTAGACCATTGCATTTTTAGCAGTACATTatacacatgcaaaatgtaGGTCTGAATTTTAAAGCATGGCGCCTATCTTACCTATCGAATGTTGTTATACATATAACGTGACTGTGGAAAAATCTGGTAAGATTGTCCCTTAATTGCTACAATATTTCAAATAATTGTATTCTATCCAGTAAAATCACCACAGTGTTGTTACTTTCGTCGTGTAGACTTGGAAATTCTATGACGATTTTTCGAAACCAGTACCGAAGCCTCGCGTCTTTACGGGAACCAAGAGGTCAATGTCATCGACCAACATGACTCTCGGACCTGTCATCCTTGGGAAGGCCATGCCTCGTCTTCTGGACCAAGTCACGTGCCCAAGCAAAACGAAGATCGTCGTCTTAAACAGGGACCGACTCTTCCGGCAAGGAGACGTCCTGGAGGTGAGGGTAACGGCACGAGACGCAGAAGGGAGACCCAAGACCCGCGGCGGAGACTTTTTCCGCGCTAGGCTGATCGGTAACCTTACGCTGCAGGAAAGTAGCGCTGGGCGCGTGACCGACCACGATAACGGCTCCTACACCGTGCAGTTCCCGCTCTACTGGGTAGGGAGCGTCTCGGTACGTTCCTGTTGGAGTCTCTCTCTTATGAAATGTTTTCCCACTTTAACAGTCTTCACTTGCACAGCTTCATCATTTCCTATTTCGTGTCAAGTTATGTACATTTATCCAGGGTCTCGCTCGGATCTCAATGTTCAGCTTAGCACTCGTATTTTGTTCCGGTAAAGTTCACCTCGGTAGCATTCTGCTCTATTTCAATTTTCGACCGAGTCATGTAGATCCAAGAAGACTTGGTGGCCTGCCTCTCATGATCGAAATTTTAATTTGTCTAATATACATTTCCCTGTGTTTTCTGTGTAAACACCTTTTCCTTTTTCGCTCTCAACTGTCCCGTGTCATTTCAGGTACGGGTCCAACTCGTCCATCCGAGTGAAGCAGTGCAGGTCATCCAGCGGTTGCGAGCTATTCCAAATAAGAGATTCTTCCAATGCACGTTTGCCGGTATGAAGCCAAACGCCACCGAAGAGCGAATTCGGTGCTTCAGTTCTCCCTATCCCCGCCTCCCGGCCCAACAACAGTGTGATTTCTCAAAGCCCAGCGTGAACGGGACCTGGTTCTGTAGGAAACCGAAGAGCCTCCCGTGTGACAGCATCTCAAAGTGCGTCTGGTTAGGCGAAGACTCTGGATTACTGGACCTTGTGTCTCAAGAAGAGAAGAAGCTCTTCGAAAAGTAAGTATTTTCAACAGGTCTCACGCAAGTTTACAACTATATGTGTAGCAAACAAAGTTCCGTCTTAGAGTTTATCCCAAAATTTGTCTTCCCGGCACACGTTACGCTTCATGTAATTAATTCATGATAATTTACATGCATCAATAAACTGCTTGGAGTGTCGGtatggcgcaacggctagagcgatGGAATCAGAatgaggtcctgagttcgatactcgccatgctcctgcccccatgacggtggagtgacgcccaccgagcctcacggctaatctttCTAGAAGGTGcccaaaacacctacggatttggtactgccagtgtgtcaacatttgcacacttgccactaagacccgtgattttTTAATAAACTGCTTATTGTTTTAAAAGTATCATACAGTGTGCTACAGCAATTTTTCTCTCCTCTGCTTTTTTCACAGGCCGTACCTGGAAGAAGAGCTGGAAGCAAACATTTCGGTGCCCATCCGCGTCCTTCCGCCTGACATGCGCAGTTTTGTAGATCTTCCGGCGTGTCCTGGGAAGGAGTCTGCCTCTCTGGCCCCGGGTACCCAGGGACATTGGTCACGTGGGGTTTGGAAGTCATCCATCTGCAACGTGCGAGTTTTTGAAACAACGGACGTCCAACGGTGCCTGGCTAATAAAACCGTTTACCTATATGGTGCGTTGTGTGTGCCGTCTAATTGTCAGCAATGCTGCTAATGCGGCAGATAGTTCTAAACACCCTCCAGCTCCGTTGTAGCTCACTTGTGTCTCCTCCAATTTTATAAAAATGACTGTAGCTCTTTCAAATAAGCCATCACATAGTTCCAGTGCTGTGTCACTCACTCTGCACACTATTGACAGCTTTGACTTCAAACATGTCCTTTGCCTTTCTTAATAACACTATTAGAAAGCATCAACAGTATATTTGCTTTaaacctttcttcttcttttccccACTTGAAGGTGACTCCACCATTCGCCAGTGGTACGAAAAGCTGCAGACGATGCTAACGCTACGGAACATCAAACCAAACACTCCAGGTTTGCCGACTactctttgtttttttttttttttactccatggtcaccacgtaacaaggcctgaaggccactctatggttacgggttacatgattgaaactgtaacagcatcccttcgccctaggtcagaaacatcatgattgagaccagcccaattgctcactatgagtgaggactaactgacccaataggcgaagcaggggttacgagggctgctcgggagattccctacccctgtTAAATCAAAAATGTCACTCCATTGAAGCGATATGCATCCATGATACTCAGTGTAAGGCTCTTCTACGTCCTCAAGTCCAGTTTTTCTCGTTCACCTGCCTGTCACCATAGAAgcaagtgcgcatgtgcagtcgTGATGTATTGTGGTTATGGAGGTCTTGAAAATAATCTGATTTGCCGTTTAAACTGCGTATGCTcagcgaaatgcattgtgggtaatatgtcaaagatggtGGCTCTCCTACATGCGAAAACATTTTTGTCTAGACCATCCTTAATTTTGTCTgtgaccttcacctttgacgtAGGTGCATCTCGATGTGCATGCGCAATATAAACCGCGAAACGGCTCACATTAGAAGTGATCTAAATTGCCATTTCAAAAGCCGTTATTCATTTCGGTGTTTCGATTTTGTAAACATGTAGCTAGAAAATAAAAAGGGACATTTAGAGATCGTTGGACACTTCAGATGACCTCAAAGCCCAGGTTTCCGATGAACATTCCAAGGTTTCCAACAAACATCAAGAAGGATGTTCAGTTTACGAGCTACAATTCAGTGAATTGCAAATAGAGGCACCAATATGGCGGAGAGTGTTTCCTGACCCAAGAGTATCATTtttgatatgtatttttttcatgatttaGTTTTGAGAAGTGGACACAACACCAACTGGAACGTCACTGTCTACTGGCGGTTTCACCACGTCCCTTTCAGAGGAAGAACCTGGTTTAACTTCTCCGAGTTGAGTTACGCTGCTGATCAACTGGACGCCATCAAGGGAGGGCCGAACACGGCTGTAGTCCTGAGCCTGTGGTCTCACTTTGCGGGAGAACCGCTGGACATGATCCGGTCGCGACTGCACGCCATACGGCACGCCATCCACCGCCTTCAACGCAGGGACCCCGGTACACACGTCTTCATCAGGACTGGAACCACGAGGGAGCACAAGTTTCGAATGATGCTGTTCTACCTGACAGGAAGCGATTGGCTGGCGTACCAGATCACGGAGGAGATACGGGAGATGTTCGGGGCGGATCCGGACGTGGTCGTGTTAGACACGTGGGACATGAGCGTGTGCCAGTGGGGCAAAGACCACGTCCATCCAAATCAAACTGTAGTGGATAATCAACTCAACATGCTACTTTCTCACGTCTGCCCAATGTAGAGGGCCTTAGAGGGCTAAGCGAAGCCAAAAAGATGGATTATAGCGTGTGTAAGGCCTCTAtagtactacacatcgtagTCCTCTACTAGACAGTCTCTAGCACAAATGAACAAAGTAGACTAAAGATTCGCGTCTGACTCAGCTTTACACTCACCGACAGGGAGCCTAACAGTAAGCAGGACACCTGTTCTCTGATTGTGTGGACcgaagaaaacggtacaaaatcgAAAACCCAACGAAACACCGAAAAACATGCCAATAACAGTAGGacccgaacctctgcttggagagtacataagCAAGGTGTTGATTTGACCCATTGATGTTACAGCCTGTCTTCGGCGAAAGTAGCGCAGTGCCATATCTGAGTTGGCAAATAGGCTGCGCAAAAAAAGGGATTGCGCAACCAAATTCTGACTGGCGTCCATGAACCAATAAATCTCAGAAAAACTATTATGAAATGAGAGTAACCAATGTTTCTAACTTGCACAGAACAAGAAaaacttagaaaaaaaaagaaatattgtaAGTATCAATAAATTTATTAATAGTATGCACCATGCTTATATGATAGCTTACTCAGGAGCTATGTTATTCCAAGTTATAACACCAGTCTCTTAATCAAACATACTCTACTAAAGAATCTAAATCTACATCAATGTGAGATGAAAAAACATCATTTCCTACTGTAGTAAACTAGAAGATATTGATAGATATGTAAGTATATGAATATGTATACCAAAAAGGGAATTCCTACGAAAAAGCACTAAAAAAACTATGTCAGTATAGTTTGCAAAACATTTATACAAGTGTTACATGTTAAGTTTTTACATATTAAgataatgtaaaatgtataaaaagatCCTAATTTGATAAGTAACGAATTATCTTATCAACTACTTATTACTTTATCAAGTTGATGTCAAAATTTAGAAGACATGAACTGTTCCTCCATGACAGAAAGGATCCCTTACTTAGATGCTCCACATAATTTTGTTCCAATCTGTCTGCCACCATTTGTTCCTTTTCACTGTTACCATTGCGCAAGCAGTGCCGGAGTTGTATCATGGGTGTATTCTACCATGAACTATGATTTGACTCATTTGGATTGGACATGAATCAAGCATGGTCACTCTAGTCTAGACAAGAACTTTTAGTAAATTCCTTtccctttgacacattaccaaAAAAAGCATCTAGTTGTGCATGCAGTTAAAAACCATGAATAGGGTTACAAAGTGATATTTTCCCTGGCAGCATATACCTGCACATGCCTGTATGCCAGAATCCCccatgacaaaaacattgaGTAGCTGTATGTGTTGAGATGGGCTGTACATGGCCTATGACCTACTAGTATGTGCTGCCTTTGTTACATACAGTCACATCCAGCTACATTCACAAATAATTGCGGTAAACGACCGGTCTTTCTACAAAACAGTCAGCTACATAGACATGTTCAACAGCATTGCTATTGATAGGCTTAGTTTGAGTCTTTGGCTATAGTTACAGTGCAGTGTCCATCCAGTGCTAAAGGTAGATCTTTAATGGTGACCATGGTGTCAAGGATGGTGTCAAAGCACTGGACCGTTGCATGGTTATCCAAATGCAGAAATCTTAGGTTTGGTGAATGTTCGGACAGATTTAGCTCCACAATTTCTGGTTCTGTCTGTCCGCCCGTGATGTAGATCTCCCTGCCGCACACCGTAGCACTACAGTGGTCCCACGGGGCCAGCCTATCAGCCATGTCCTCGTAACACATGGAGTCTTCATTGGGCTGGAATCGCATAGCCCGTTCCAAAGGTCCACCAACCAAGTAGATCTCGTCGTTGACTGTGCAGGCTTTGATGTTCCCCATTGCCGTCGGCATCCGCATTTTGAACACCCACTTGTTTTGGGAGGGGTCGTAGCACTGAAGGGAGTCCGTCTTCATGTGCGTGGTGGGATCAACAACTCCGCCGAATGCGTAGAGTTTTCCACAGCAACTGGTCAAGCCAAAGTTGCACACTGCCTTTAGAAGTGGGGCTGCCTTCCTCCAACGGTTGGTTCTCTCGTTGTACACCTCGACATCAGCTAGTATGCATACATCATCATCCACTCGGATGCAACCGCCAGCGACGTACACCTTTCCCTCCAAAACTGCCATCCCGTGCCGCCATCTGCCTTTGTTTAAGGATCC
This genomic window contains:
- the LOC118415868 gene encoding NXPE family member 3-like codes for the protein MKPNATEERIRCFSSPYPRLPAQQQCDFSKPSVNGTWFCRKPKSLPCDSISKCVWLGEDSGLLDLVSQEEKKLFEKPYLEEELEANISVPIRVLPPDMRSFVDLPACPGKESASLAPGTQGHWSRGVWKSSICNVRVFETTDVQRCLANKTVYLYGDSTIRQWYEKLQTMLTLRNIKPNTPVLRSGHNTNWNVTVYWRFHHVPFRGRTWFNFSELSYAADQLDAIKGGPNTAVVLSLWSHFAGEPLDMIRSRLHAIRHAIHRLQRRDPGTHVFIRTGTTREHKFRMMLFYLTGSDWLAYQITEEIREMFGADPDVVVLDTWDMSVCQWGKDHVHPNQTVVDNQLNMLLSHVCPM